The nucleotide window GACTCTTGTGGACACGTAGAAGGGAAGCCAAGAGGACTGTCCTCATTCAGGTCCAGTCATCAGATTCTTACAAAGATTTGTATTCGTACTGCTCTCAATTTGGTACCATCAACACCATGCATCATTATGTTCTCTCCAAAAACATCGTAAGtgttttgcattttttattcacttgaaAACCCAATGGATTTTGTGGAAAATTCTCTTGAAAAGTCTCTAAATATATTCAACTGTTCAGccctagaaaaaatattatcgaatCCTCAAAAACTAactagaaaaatattccagcATTTTTTTCTAGTCGAATTCAAAGACCTAGAGACCCACAAGGCAGTACTCTCAGCTACCACATACATCAACCATCAGGATTCCATTCCCACGCACTCATCCATGCTGTGGTTCAGAAACGTCCCCAAGAAATCCAAGAAAATGGCGATCGACGTACCACCACTGGATATCGCCACTGAAGACAAATACAGTGATGGGAATATTCAGCGAGAACTTATTTCCACGCCTTCTGTAAgtccttcgatttttttctcaattttattaatgGCAAATCgctaatttttgaagaataatGAAGCTGATAATGCATTCAAATAGATGTCCAAACAAATGGATCTTCTCCACAATATGATGAAGCTCGATGACGTCTCCACGCGCCTGAGATTCATGACAGCTCTTCAACTGGAGACGAGTTtgtcaaatttatttccaaacataaTTGTTCTGCCATTCGGCTCATCCGTCAATGGATTCGGTAAACGTGGCTGTGATCTGGACCTCGTTTTGACCCTAGACCGCGAAAGAAGGGAGAAAACAGCTAGTAGATTGGTTTTCCAAACGAAATCGGCCGTCTCTGATGAACGAATGcagacaaaaaaatcgatggaaGTCATCTCCAACATCATGCTGTCCTTTATACCTGGTATTAGGAATGTCAGGAGGATTTTGCATGCTCGGGTGCCAATTATCAAGTACGATCACGCTTTGACGGGTCTCGAGTGCGACCTCAGCATGACGAACATGTCTGCTATCTATATGTCAGAGCTGCTGTATATTTTCGGAGAACTTGACGCCCGAGTGAGGCCTCTGATTTTCACAATTAGACAGTGGGCGACTTCCGTGGGAATCACCAATGCCACACCCGGAGCATGGATaacaaatttttccctcacGTTACTGGTTATTTTCTTCCTCCAACAGAAGGAGATTCTACCGTCAATTCATACGATGAGGAATCTTGCGAGGCCGTCAGATATTCGTCTGACCGAGACTTGTGTCGATTGTACATT belongs to Diachasmimorpha longicaudata isolate KC_UGA_2023 chromosome 10, iyDiaLong2, whole genome shotgun sequence and includes:
- the LOC135166745 gene encoding poly(A) RNA polymerase, mitochondrial-like; the protein is MALFARSTANKSLFRINFGNSLPPHQCKRSKLSSVLDNSCFLRKSRNFTTSSIRSAIPTSKLHSKQERSEDDLEPSAGVFDRLLWTRRREAKRTVLIQVQSSDSYKDLYSYCSQFGTINTMHHYVLSKNIHFFLVEFKDLETHKAVLSATTYINHQDSIPTHSSMLWFRNVPKKSKKMAIDVPPLDIATEDKYSDGNIQRELISTPSMSKQMDLLHNMMKLDDVSTRLRFMTALQLETSLSNLFPNIIVLPFGSSVNGFGKRGCDLDLVLTLDRERREKTASRLVFQTKSAVSDERMQTKKSMEVISNIMLSFIPGIRNVRRILHARVPIIKYDHALTGLECDLSMTNMSAIYMSELLYIFGELDARVRPLIFTIRQWATSVGITNATPGAWITNFSLTLLVIFFLQQKEILPSIHTMRNLARPSDIRLTETCVDCTFVRDPKMIPSFDSKDTLESLLRDFYNFYSDFDFSTKAVCLRASTSLYKPDSSPLYICNPLEKTLNVSKNVTSAEVMRFINAVRNAAMLFEEGFETNSRGILDIFAEKQSQKKHFIIGRGNSHKKVKIAELFRPENVQELGSEAVTPNQSKKQRARPR